From a region of the Chitinophaga caseinilytica genome:
- a CDS encoding FMN-binding glutamate synthase family protein — translation MRKGFIISAVIALAGTFLLGWFASPWWYVATAAMAGLTVMGINDMMQTRHSIMRTYPVFGRMRYWMEALRPKMYQYFVESDIDGRPINRIDRSTIYQRAKQEMDTMPFGTQLDVYEEGYEWMSHSIAPKDFHKLTHNPRVTIGNKDCKQPYDASIFNVSAMSFGSLSSNAIEALNAGAKIGGFAHNTGEGGISPYHLKHEGDIIWQIGTGYFGCRDDEGKFSDEVFQQNALKPQIKMIELKLSQGAKPGHGGILPAKKNTPEIAAIRHVKPGTTIYSPPFHTAFNNPKELVLFIHRMRELSGGKPTGFKLCIGRKSEFIGICKAMIELDIYPDFITVDGGEGGTGAAPQEFSNHVGAPLLDGLAFVHNMLNGFNIRQHIKVIASGKILSGWHLVRAVALGADACNSARAMMMALGCIQALQCNSNKCPTGVATQDPALSVGLVVSDKKQRVANYHEDTLKTFVELIGAAGIDDYKKLTRSHIYRRVFMNEVRTFEDIFPSLEPNCMRENRIPEKYKQDFEQAFADRWA, via the coding sequence ATGCGGAAAGGATTTATTATCAGCGCGGTCATCGCACTCGCCGGCACCTTCCTCCTCGGCTGGTTCGCCAGCCCCTGGTGGTACGTGGCCACGGCGGCCATGGCCGGTTTGACAGTGATGGGAATCAACGACATGATGCAGACGAGACATTCCATTATGCGCACCTACCCTGTCTTCGGGCGGATGCGTTACTGGATGGAAGCACTCCGCCCCAAAATGTACCAGTATTTCGTGGAGTCCGATATCGATGGCCGGCCCATCAACCGGATCGACCGCTCCACCATTTACCAGCGTGCCAAGCAGGAAATGGACACCATGCCCTTCGGTACGCAGCTCGATGTGTATGAAGAAGGCTACGAATGGATGAGCCATTCCATCGCCCCGAAAGATTTTCATAAACTGACCCATAACCCGCGCGTGACGATCGGGAACAAAGACTGCAAGCAGCCTTATGACGCCAGCATCTTCAACGTATCGGCCATGAGCTTCGGCTCACTGAGCAGCAACGCCATCGAGGCGCTCAACGCCGGCGCGAAAATCGGCGGCTTCGCCCATAACACGGGCGAGGGCGGCATCAGCCCCTATCACCTCAAACACGAAGGCGATATCATCTGGCAGATCGGTACGGGCTATTTCGGCTGCCGCGACGATGAAGGGAAATTCTCCGACGAAGTGTTCCAGCAAAACGCCCTGAAGCCCCAGATCAAAATGATCGAACTGAAGCTGAGCCAGGGCGCCAAGCCCGGCCACGGCGGCATCCTCCCGGCAAAAAAGAACACCCCGGAGATCGCGGCGATCCGCCACGTGAAACCCGGCACCACCATTTATTCTCCCCCGTTCCACACGGCGTTCAATAACCCGAAAGAACTGGTACTGTTCATCCACCGCATGCGCGAGCTTTCCGGCGGCAAACCCACCGGCTTCAAATTGTGCATCGGCCGGAAAAGCGAATTCATCGGCATCTGTAAAGCTATGATCGAGCTGGACATTTACCCCGACTTCATTACCGTAGACGGCGGTGAAGGCGGTACCGGCGCGGCTCCCCAGGAATTCAGCAACCACGTGGGCGCACCGCTGCTCGACGGCCTCGCGTTCGTGCACAATATGCTCAACGGGTTCAACATCCGCCAGCATATCAAGGTCATCGCTTCCGGCAAGATCCTTTCCGGCTGGCACCTCGTGCGCGCCGTAGCCCTCGGGGCAGACGCCTGCAACAGCGCCCGCGCCATGATGATGGCCCTCGGCTGCATCCAGGCGCTGCAATGCAACTCGAACAAATGCCCGACCGGCGTGGCCACGCAAGACCCCGCCCTGTCTGTAGGGCTCGTGGTGTCCGACAAAAAACAGCGCGTCGCCAATTACCATGAAGATACCCTCAAAACGTTCGTGGAATTGATCGGCGCGGCGGGGATCGACGACTACAAAAAGCTCACCCGCTCCCATATCTACCGCCGCGTGTTCATGAACGAAGTGCGCACGTTCGAAGATATCTTCCCGAGCCTGGAACCCAACTGCATGCGCGAAAACCGCATCCCGGAAAAATATAAACAGGACTTCGAACAGGCGTTCGCAGACCGCTGGGCGTAA
- a CDS encoding AGE family epimerase/isomerase — protein sequence MMQTTLRQSLERERDNILGFWDREMTDHRFGGFYGKMSADGKPDPFAIKGSVPMARILQSFSAGALQTGRAEWLAAAERAHTWFRQYCIDPEFGGVVWDTDYAGRCQDPKKEPHAMGIALYALATWQQLRPSNENLNLAKGIYSLLQLYAHDPVRGGYTGACTRDWQPEKPDIKSVYDQLHILEGFTALFAVWQDDTLRHHLHDLIQLFLDKIIDPVTHHLHLYFDTEWKPEGNLVSYGKDIQAAWQLQRAAEALGDETLIQRTREAALQLTDAALEGMDADGGMWYKANLETKHIVEEKRWWPQAEAMVGLVNAWQVSGNEKYLTQAADTWQFIENYILDRELGEWRWGVNRDNTPIPEEKAGFSKGPCHNSRACMEIVRMLQ from the coding sequence ATGATGCAAACAACCCTCAGGCAATCACTCGAACGGGAAAGAGATAATATCCTTGGATTTTGGGACCGGGAAATGACGGACCACCGCTTCGGCGGGTTTTATGGGAAGATGTCGGCCGACGGAAAGCCAGACCCCTTCGCCATCAAAGGCTCCGTGCCCATGGCGCGCATCCTGCAAAGCTTTTCCGCAGGCGCGCTGCAGACCGGGCGGGCGGAATGGCTCGCCGCGGCGGAACGCGCCCACACCTGGTTCCGGCAATATTGTATAGACCCCGAATTCGGCGGCGTAGTGTGGGACACCGATTACGCCGGCCGGTGCCAGGACCCCAAAAAAGAGCCCCACGCCATGGGCATCGCCCTGTACGCACTCGCCACCTGGCAACAGCTGCGCCCGTCCAACGAAAACCTCAACCTCGCCAAAGGCATTTACAGCCTGTTGCAACTCTATGCGCACGACCCCGTCCGCGGTGGCTACACCGGCGCCTGCACGCGCGACTGGCAGCCGGAAAAACCGGATATCAAATCGGTGTACGACCAACTGCACATCCTCGAAGGCTTCACGGCGCTCTTTGCGGTTTGGCAAGACGATACCCTCCGCCATCACCTCCACGACCTGATCCAGCTTTTCCTCGATAAGATCATCGATCCCGTCACGCATCACCTCCACCTGTATTTCGACACGGAATGGAAGCCCGAAGGCAACCTCGTTTCCTACGGGAAAGACATCCAGGCCGCCTGGCAACTCCAGCGCGCAGCCGAAGCCCTGGGCGATGAAACCCTCATCCAGCGCACCCGCGAAGCCGCCCTGCAACTCACCGACGCGGCGCTCGAAGGCATGGATGCCGACGGCGGCATGTGGTACAAAGCGAATCTGGAAACGAAACACATCGTGGAAGAGAAACGCTGGTGGCCGCAGGCCGAAGCGATGGTAGGGCTCGTAAACGCCTGGCAGGTAAGCGGGAATGAAAAATATCTTACACAGGCGGCAGACACCTGGCAGTTCATCGAAAATTACATCCTCGACCGCGAGCTTGGCGAATGGCGCTGGGGCGTAAACCGCGACAATACGCCCATCCCGGAAGAAAAAGCCGGATTCTCGAAAGGGCCCTGTCATAACAGTCGCGCCTGTATGGAAATCGTGCGGATGCTACAATAA
- a CDS encoding response regulator transcription factor codes for MSELRLLIADDHQLLIDGMLSLLREAGGYTLLEPVNDGRALLEKLAATPVDVILLDLNMPHLDGIRALEKIRRLYPRVRILILTNYNQPQLVAEVRKLGANGYLLKNASAGELQQVIRHIADGGEWFADLDVEEEPLPSYFLDEFMKKYHLTKREVEIIRMVGSELTSKEIGSRLSISEFTVNTHRKNIMRKLEVRNIAGILNFARTHGLL; via the coding sequence ATGTCCGAATTGAGACTTCTTATAGCCGACGACCATCAGCTCCTCATCGACGGGATGCTGTCGCTGCTCCGCGAAGCGGGCGGTTACACCCTGCTGGAGCCCGTTAACGATGGCCGCGCACTGCTCGAAAAACTGGCGGCGACGCCGGTAGACGTCATCCTCCTCGATCTCAACATGCCGCACCTCGACGGCATCCGCGCCCTTGAAAAAATCAGGCGGCTCTATCCCAGGGTGCGCATCCTCATCCTGACCAACTACAACCAGCCGCAGCTTGTAGCAGAAGTGCGCAAGCTGGGCGCGAACGGTTACCTGCTCAAAAATGCGTCGGCCGGCGAATTGCAGCAGGTGATCCGGCACATCGCCGACGGCGGCGAGTGGTTCGCAGACCTCGATGTAGAAGAAGAACCGCTCCCATCCTACTTCCTGGACGAATTCATGAAGAAATACCATCTTACCAAAAGGGAGGTCGAAATTATCCGGATGGTGGGCAGCGAGCTCACGAGCAAGGAGATCGGTTCCCGGTTGTCTATCAGCGAATTCACGGTCAATACCCACCGCAAGAATATCATGCGCAAGCTGGAGGTCCGCAACATTGCGGGCATCCTTAATTTCGCCAGAACGCACGGTTTATTGTAG
- a CDS encoding sensor histidine kinase, which translates to MPQPFLYRMSKGAFLSIVCTLCCWLSVAGQSAFRVLEDSSRQLSPAAVLDAWNEGRFRSLEPAYLNPGYTTSHFWIAVSAPDVAFADSKLLVLDNPHINRLEWYGSGHQSMRLIALTGDYFPFRQRPLIHPSFVFKFNNGPGLYFLKIDKHHESLQAPLRLADSAPFLAEQERIALVNGILTGIVLLIVLFGAFLYVNTKDAVYGWYALYVLSTLGWIWSNNGLGFQHLWPDSAYFPSRSRVVFVLFNFIFTVQFLKVFTGLGQRGSRLRQPLLFAQGVWMAMLVATLWPIDYQRYAQATMVILRALPFFSLAALGLMVAGLIYKVAKGNRPSLIYLAAVSVLLFFAVMEDLFHLGKVKLPVFFAHYGLFAGIVLEMIIITFGLAARFSRYRKEKETLLAAMHDQQKKLTDTIVTVEENERKELADRLHDEIGSLLALASLQLDAAKGNPLSGAEPVDRASGIIREISETVRNISHQLTPVAMEKYGLVKAVTDLTSIANASGRIRIELVIIGFGDDAQYSRNFKNILYRIIQELLQNVLRHAEAGHVLIQLIEHDDHCALLVEDDGKGISGDLSDPRLLRSIRSKVSYLEGVIHIENQNQTGALINIELPLPKLN; encoded by the coding sequence TTGCCTCAACCATTCCTGTACCGGATGAGCAAAGGGGCGTTCCTGTCGATCGTATGCACACTCTGTTGCTGGCTGTCTGTTGCCGGCCAGTCCGCCTTCCGCGTGCTGGAAGACAGTTCCCGCCAGCTATCGCCCGCTGCGGTGCTGGACGCCTGGAACGAAGGGCGTTTCCGGTCCCTGGAGCCCGCCTATCTCAATCCCGGTTACACCACCTCGCATTTCTGGATCGCCGTTTCCGCGCCCGACGTGGCTTTTGCGGACAGCAAGCTTCTCGTGCTCGACAATCCGCACATCAACCGCCTCGAGTGGTATGGTTCGGGACATCAGTCCATGCGGCTGATCGCCCTCACCGGCGATTACTTCCCCTTCCGCCAGCGGCCCCTCATCCATCCTTCGTTCGTGTTCAAATTCAACAACGGGCCCGGCCTGTATTTCCTCAAAATCGACAAGCACCACGAATCTTTGCAGGCGCCGCTGCGGCTGGCCGACAGTGCCCCGTTCCTCGCAGAACAGGAACGCATTGCCCTGGTGAACGGTATTTTGACGGGGATCGTGCTGCTGATCGTGCTTTTCGGCGCGTTCCTCTATGTGAACACGAAAGACGCGGTGTATGGCTGGTACGCGCTCTATGTACTGAGCACGCTGGGCTGGATATGGTCGAACAACGGACTGGGTTTCCAGCATCTGTGGCCGGATTCGGCGTATTTTCCCAGTCGCTCGAGAGTGGTGTTCGTGCTGTTCAATTTCATTTTCACCGTCCAGTTTTTGAAGGTATTTACCGGCCTGGGGCAACGCGGGAGCCGGTTGCGGCAGCCTTTGCTGTTTGCCCAGGGCGTTTGGATGGCCATGCTCGTGGCTACGCTCTGGCCCATCGATTACCAGCGGTACGCGCAGGCCACCATGGTAATTCTACGCGCGTTGCCGTTCTTTTCGCTCGCGGCGCTGGGGCTTATGGTGGCGGGCTTGATCTATAAAGTGGCCAAAGGGAACCGTCCATCGCTCATTTACCTCGCCGCCGTGTCGGTATTACTGTTTTTCGCGGTGATGGAAGACCTGTTTCACCTGGGAAAAGTGAAACTCCCCGTTTTCTTCGCGCATTACGGATTGTTTGCGGGGATCGTGCTGGAAATGATCATCATCACCTTCGGCCTCGCCGCGCGGTTTTCGCGCTACCGGAAAGAAAAGGAAACCCTGCTGGCGGCGATGCACGATCAGCAGAAGAAATTGACGGATACGATCGTGACGGTGGAAGAAAATGAAAGGAAAGAACTGGCGGACAGGCTGCACGACGAAATCGGTTCCCTCCTCGCCCTCGCTTCTCTCCAGCTCGACGCGGCGAAGGGCAACCCGCTTTCCGGTGCGGAGCCGGTAGACCGTGCCAGTGGCATCATCCGCGAGATCAGCGAAACCGTGCGCAACATCAGCCACCAGCTCACACCGGTGGCCATGGAGAAATACGGGCTTGTAAAGGCGGTGACGGATCTGACATCCATCGCCAACGCATCAGGCCGCATCCGCATCGAGCTGGTGATCATCGGGTTCGGGGACGATGCGCAATATTCCCGGAATTTCAAGAACATATTATACCGCATCATCCAGGAGCTCCTGCAAAACGTACTGCGCCACGCCGAAGCGGGGCATGTGCTCATCCAGCTCATCGAGCACGACGATCATTGCGCTCTGCTGGTGGAAGACGACGGCAAGGGCATTTCCGGCGACCTGTCAGACCCGCGCCTGCTGCGCAGCATCCGTTCCAAAGTCAGCTACCTCGAAGGTGTGATCCATATAGAAAACCAAAACCAGACCGGCGCGCTGATCAACATCGAGCTGCCGCTGCCGAAATTGAATTGA
- a CDS encoding MarR family winged helix-turn-helix transcriptional regulator, which produces MNYSLLKQLIDLTEAYEQSGGNGKGDIKDFVRWLREGESPETVRTTDHYSDDHVPGLISKLLVYMHRYAKLYFKRALESRPIQSMDEFGYMVSLLQYGPMNKTALIQQNIQEKPTGMEIINRLVKLGFIEETPDPGDKRSKLIQVSGAGQQMMGALFGDMDKISRLILGDLLPREQYRLLEMLERLHCFHKPIFQDDLQTLDDLLDKKSP; this is translated from the coding sequence TTGAATTACAGTTTACTCAAACAACTGATCGATCTGACGGAGGCGTATGAGCAATCGGGCGGCAATGGGAAAGGTGATATCAAGGATTTCGTGCGATGGTTGCGGGAAGGCGAATCGCCGGAAACGGTCAGGACCACGGACCATTACAGCGACGACCACGTACCCGGTCTGATCAGCAAACTGCTGGTGTATATGCACCGGTACGCCAAACTGTATTTCAAGCGCGCCCTGGAAAGCAGGCCTATACAATCGATGGACGAGTTCGGCTACATGGTTTCGCTCCTGCAGTACGGCCCCATGAATAAGACGGCCCTCATCCAGCAGAACATCCAGGAAAAACCGACGGGCATGGAAATCATCAACCGGCTCGTGAAACTCGGCTTCATCGAGGAAACGCCCGACCCGGGAGACAAGCGCAGCAAACTCATCCAGGTAAGCGGCGCCGGCCAGCAGATGATGGGTGCGCTTTTCGGCGATATGGACAAAATTTCGCGGCTCATCCTCGGCGATCTCCTCCCCCGCGAACAATACCGCCTCCTCGAAATGCTCGAACGGCTCCACTGCTTCCACAAACCCATTTTCCAGGACGATCTTCAGACGCTCGACGATCTGCTCGACAAAAAGTCGCCATGA
- a CDS encoding ABC transporter permease has product MISESAMVAGLIAGTGIVPIDSTNISLMFRHSLLLIFRNFKKFRTTFLINLIGLSSGLACAMLICLWVMDEWRMDKNFPHDARILHVLGNHHQTAGIKTSLHTPGVLAEALKQDFPEVEYAVATRPPGTMPKFTIGTGTESFKARHLFASQDYFRIFPFPLADGNPEKALSGKESILLSESMARKMFHTTEGLIGKPVTWQQKRQFTISGIFRDLPPNVSEPYDYILSYDIFLKEFNVHWDNHNAMTFVMLKPGADVGAFNKKIADYINTKIDFTSVKLSTQRHSENYLYGNFTNGVQDGGRIEYVRLFSLVAIFILLIASINFMNLSTARASRRMKEVGVKKAIGAGKGSLIFQYLGESVLISFISFIVALAAVYLLLPFFNTVTAKQLTLFADMRLIGFFAVLTLATGLLAGSYPALYLSGFRPVAILKGNFTSSLRELWVRKGLVVFQFSISIVLILAVIVVFMQLRYVQNKNMGYDRENVVYFFKEGPMKEESRLFMQRLRELPGVVNASNATGNVTTHWGTTTGVEWPGKDKDANIEFGCQSIDVGFIETMGLQMAQGRSYSADFPSDSSGLIINEAAVAVMGLSDPVGKEVTFWGDKCKIIGVVKNFHFKSVHKAMSPWLYYFRPDQASAVVARLRPENTKETVARIESLIREMNPGSVPELKFMDEDFQAVYQTESRVGVLSRYFAGIAILISCLGLFGLAAFSAERRMKEISIRKVLGGSGAHIIYLLSADFTKLVLVAICVALPIGYWIASNWLDTFAYRIELQWWYFVVAGMFALAIAWLTVGSQAVKAARTNPVRHLKD; this is encoded by the coding sequence TTGATTTCAGAATCCGCCATGGTGGCCGGTTTGATTGCCGGCACGGGGATTGTTCCCATCGATTCGACCAATATTTCGCTTATGTTCAGGCATTCCCTGCTGCTGATCTTCCGGAATTTCAAAAAATTCAGGACCACGTTTCTCATTAACCTCATCGGCCTTTCCAGCGGACTGGCCTGCGCCATGCTGATTTGTTTATGGGTAATGGACGAGTGGCGGATGGATAAAAACTTCCCGCACGATGCGCGCATCCTGCATGTGCTGGGCAACCACCATCAAACGGCCGGCATCAAAACGTCGCTGCACACGCCTGGCGTGCTGGCCGAGGCCCTGAAACAGGATTTTCCGGAAGTGGAGTATGCGGTAGCCACGCGGCCGCCGGGTACGATGCCCAAATTCACGATCGGCACGGGCACGGAAAGCTTTAAAGCGAGACATCTGTTCGCCAGCCAGGATTACTTCCGGATCTTCCCTTTTCCGCTGGCAGACGGCAATCCTGAAAAAGCGCTGTCCGGGAAGGAATCCATACTGCTGTCCGAATCCATGGCCAGGAAAATGTTCCATACTACGGAAGGGCTCATCGGCAAGCCGGTTACCTGGCAGCAGAAGCGGCAATTCACGATCTCGGGGATCTTCAGGGATCTGCCGCCAAACGTTTCCGAACCGTACGATTACATCCTGTCTTACGATATTTTTCTAAAGGAATTCAATGTGCATTGGGACAACCATAATGCCATGACCTTCGTCATGCTCAAGCCCGGGGCGGATGTTGGCGCGTTCAACAAAAAGATAGCGGATTACATCAATACGAAGATCGATTTTACGTCCGTAAAGTTGAGCACGCAGCGGCATTCGGAAAACTATCTGTACGGGAATTTCACGAACGGCGTGCAGGATGGAGGGCGGATCGAATATGTGCGGCTGTTTTCGCTCGTCGCGATTTTCATTTTGCTGATCGCCAGCATCAATTTCATGAACCTGTCTACGGCCCGCGCATCGCGGCGGATGAAGGAGGTAGGCGTGAAAAAAGCCATTGGTGCGGGGAAGGGCTCGCTCATTTTCCAGTACCTCGGTGAATCGGTGCTGATATCTTTTATATCGTTCATCGTGGCGCTGGCAGCGGTTTACCTGCTGCTGCCGTTTTTCAATACCGTAACAGCGAAACAACTGACGCTTTTTGCGGATATGCGACTGATCGGTTTTTTCGCGGTGCTGACGTTGGCAACGGGCTTGCTGGCAGGGAGTTACCCGGCGCTGTACCTGTCGGGATTCAGGCCGGTGGCGATTTTGAAAGGCAACTTTACTTCGTCGCTGCGCGAATTATGGGTGCGCAAAGGATTGGTGGTTTTCCAGTTCTCGATTTCGATCGTACTGATCCTGGCAGTGATCGTGGTGTTTATGCAGTTGCGCTACGTACAAAATAAGAACATGGGGTACGACCGGGAGAATGTGGTCTATTTTTTCAAGGAAGGGCCTATGAAAGAAGAAAGCCGCCTGTTCATGCAACGGCTGCGCGAACTGCCCGGCGTGGTAAACGCGAGCAACGCCACCGGCAACGTGACCACGCATTGGGGCACTACCACCGGGGTGGAATGGCCGGGAAAAGATAAAGATGCGAATATTGAATTCGGATGCCAGTCGATCGACGTGGGCTTCATCGAAACGATGGGCCTCCAAATGGCGCAGGGCCGTTCTTATTCCGCAGATTTCCCGTCCGACAGCTCGGGCCTCATCATCAACGAGGCGGCCGTGGCCGTGATGGGGCTCAGCGATCCGGTAGGAAAGGAAGTCACGTTTTGGGGCGACAAATGCAAGATCATAGGTGTGGTAAAGAATTTCCATTTCAAATCGGTGCACAAGGCGATGTCGCCCTGGCTGTATTATTTCCGTCCAGACCAGGCATCGGCAGTGGTGGCGCGACTGCGGCCGGAAAACACGAAGGAAACCGTGGCGCGCATCGAATCGCTTATCCGCGAAATGAATCCCGGCAGCGTACCCGAGCTGAAATTCATGGACGAAGACTTCCAGGCCGTATATCAGACGGAGTCGAGGGTTGGCGTATTGTCGCGTTATTTCGCGGGGATCGCGATCCTTATTTCCTGCCTCGGCTTATTTGGCCTGGCGGCGTTTTCGGCGGAGCGGCGGATGAAAGAGATCAGCATCCGGAAAGTATTGGGCGGGAGCGGCGCGCATATCATTTACCTGTTGTCGGCCGATTTTACGAAACTGGTGCTGGTAGCAATTTGTGTGGCATTGCCCATTGGCTACTGGATCGCCAGTAATTGGCTCGATACTTTCGCTTACCGCATCGAACTGCAGTGGTGGTACTTTGTGGTGGCGGGCATGTTTGCGCTGGCGATCGCCTGGTTGACGGTCGGGAGCCAGGCGGTGAAAGCCGCGCGCACCAACCCGGTACGGCATTTGAAAGATTAA
- a CDS encoding universal stress protein: protein MQRILVPVDFSDTAFHAARYAISLARQIQPASITLFHAYGLPPAANSTVMAVLPGDSPEYIHGVETEMAKWKQDLQSELVEYVQLDTHINGLPFMEAVQAATKAAQFAFIVMGITGKSPLGQRFIGSNALDVAHSTHVPLIIVPTAAEPRKVKRILFAYDRKQVLQPEQAEAVRSLLKSLDAHIEVVHVSKDEPDNTPPPALTEALQIEAAQYREIQHTDLVAAIQQYAGETNADLLLAIPGEYGFFAELFHRSATKQLAYNAGIPVLVIR, encoded by the coding sequence ATGCAAAGAATCCTCGTTCCGGTAGACTTTTCAGACACAGCCTTCCATGCCGCACGGTACGCCATTTCCCTCGCCCGACAGATACAGCCGGCGTCGATCACCCTGTTCCATGCCTATGGGCTCCCTCCCGCCGCCAACTCCACCGTCATGGCCGTGCTCCCGGGCGATTCCCCGGAATATATTCATGGCGTGGAAACGGAAATGGCCAAATGGAAGCAGGACCTCCAATCCGAGCTCGTGGAATATGTGCAGCTGGATACACACATTAACGGCCTCCCCTTCATGGAAGCCGTGCAGGCCGCCACGAAAGCCGCGCAGTTCGCCTTCATCGTGATGGGCATTACCGGGAAAAGCCCCCTGGGACAACGTTTCATCGGCAGCAATGCGCTCGATGTGGCCCATAGCACACACGTCCCCCTCATCATCGTTCCCACCGCCGCCGAACCGCGCAAAGTGAAGCGCATCCTCTTCGCGTACGACCGCAAGCAGGTGCTGCAGCCCGAACAGGCGGAAGCCGTCCGCTCCCTGCTCAAATCCCTCGACGCGCACATCGAAGTGGTGCATGTTTCGAAAGACGAGCCCGACAACACACCGCCGCCCGCGCTCACCGAAGCTTTACAAATCGAAGCCGCGCAATACCGCGAGATCCAGCATACCGACCTGGTGGCCGCCATCCAGCAATATGCCGGGGAAACGAATGCAGACCTGTTGCTTGCCATCCCCGGGGAATACGGCTTCTTCGCGGAACTGTTCCACCGCAGCGCCACCAAACAACTGGCATACAACGCCGGGATTCCCGTGCTCGTGATCCGTTGA
- a CDS encoding glycosyltransferase family 2 protein — MGVSIDVVIPSFRLIEHYLVPILQLKRPAGARVRFYLLSDNPEVAVSPAIADMVNGTDVFLEVNPQNMGAAYTRNRGIESGDGDWVLFLDDDITVPADLLEIYARAAEQEPRATGFIGLVRLPAPGKPFSDAILASGSMDIFTIAEHRKDFAWGATANIMVRRSAIGNIRFSEVYPKSGGGEDVDFFLKVRAANQYENYRTLPAAEVNHPWWKNEAPDFKRPFRYGTGNALLPEQLPQHASRELPNTVETVLLAVVAAIVAAVVKPALLGPIGIFIGGVLAIECIATTVQSIKRKAKPGLLVYWYVVLLRLSHDLGLLWGNLRRGKIEGITRRFNDNGGFRKSNLFRTNTYKIVKWILYPLLIWLAWSVYTSA; from the coding sequence ATGGGGGTCAGCATAGACGTTGTAATTCCATCTTTCCGGCTTATCGAACATTACCTGGTGCCCATTCTGCAGCTGAAAAGGCCTGCAGGGGCGAGGGTGCGGTTCTATCTGCTGTCCGACAACCCGGAAGTGGCGGTTTCACCGGCTATTGCTGATATGGTGAACGGGACGGACGTGTTCCTGGAGGTAAATCCGCAGAACATGGGCGCCGCTTATACGCGCAACCGCGGGATCGAATCCGGGGATGGCGACTGGGTATTGTTCCTCGACGACGATATCACCGTTCCTGCTGATCTACTGGAAATCTACGCCCGTGCTGCGGAGCAGGAGCCCCGGGCCACGGGGTTCATCGGCCTTGTCCGCCTCCCGGCGCCCGGAAAGCCTTTCTCCGACGCCATCCTCGCCAGCGGCAGCATGGATATTTTCACGATCGCGGAGCACCGGAAAGATTTTGCCTGGGGCGCCACGGCCAATATCATGGTGCGCCGTTCCGCCATCGGGAACATCCGGTTTTCGGAGGTGTACCCGAAATCGGGCGGGGGTGAAGACGTGGATTTTTTCCTGAAAGTGCGCGCCGCCAATCAATACGAAAATTACCGGACGCTCCCGGCCGCCGAAGTGAATCACCCCTGGTGGAAAAACGAAGCGCCCGATTTCAAGCGGCCGTTCCGCTATGGGACCGGCAATGCGCTGTTACCGGAACAATTGCCGCAGCATGCGTCGCGGGAGTTGCCCAATACGGTGGAAACGGTATTGCTGGCCGTTGTGGCGGCGATCGTTGCGGCTGTTGTGAAACCTGCGCTGCTGGGGCCTATCGGTATTTTTATCGGGGGCGTTCTGGCGATAGAATGTATCGCTACCACGGTGCAGTCCATCAAGCGGAAAGCAAAGCCCGGGCTATTGGTGTACTGGTATGTGGTGTTATTGCGGCTGAGCCACGATCTGGGCCTGTTGTGGGGGAATCTGCGGAGAGGGAAAATTGAAGGGATCACACGGCGTTTCAACGATAATGGCGGATTCCGGAAAAGCAACCTCTTCCGGACCAATACCTATAAAATTGTAAAATGGATTTTATATCCGCTGCTGATCTGGCTGGCTTGGTCGGTCTACACTTCGGCGTAA